The genomic region ACTTTCCCTGTTTGCGCTTCGGGCCAGCGAAGCCAGAAATCCTAAGTTACTTACAGAACTCACAGGTTCTTTGGATGCCTTGTTAGCCACATCTGTGATGTCCCTAGCCTCCGCTTTAGAAATTACATCAGGTCTTTTGCCAAGTGACTCTACTTTCACGCTACGAAATCTAGTAGTCCTAGAAAAAGAGGAGTCTGCTATACTACGGACTTCCAGCGACCGAAGCACGTTTGGGGAGGCTGTAGATCTCAAGTTACCAGCCTCAAAGCATTTGGGTTGTGTTTGTGGTTTCAGAGAACTGTGACGTGCCACTTGCGCTGAATACCGAAGAGGTgacaaaagcagatttttctgcGGACTTAATTCACGAGTACTGAGAAGACCAGCCCCCATTGCTGCAGTGCTCAGCACTTTGCTAATAGGTTTTCTATGCTGCTCTACAACCTTAGATTCTTCATCTGCATCAGACAGATCAAGTTCTGGGTTCACCTTTCCTATGTCATATATCTCACTACACTGTTCAGTGGTGCTTGCTTCTGttaacaaagcaaaagcatctgTTTCAGGtagaagtttttcttctgttccatATAGTTCTACATTTGTTAGATTCGGAAACAAAACAGCATCCTCCTCACTTGCTGAGGTCAcgttttcagatgctttttctgaatttgCCGGCAGAGATGAAACAGGAGTTAGAATACTATTTGTAGGtagttttgcattttctagCTCGACACGAGATATTTTCGGTGGTAACCTGATGCTACTAACTGACTGAGACCAAGAGTTGCTCTGCCAAGCGTCATCTTCCTTAAGGAAGTCATTAGTTGTGGATGGCATTGTTCTACCAGCAGTGGCCAAAGTAGCCAATGCTGAAAGTGCATTTTGGGAAGACTCTGAGGGATACGAATTCCCAGGAGGAGGTAGGCAGGACTGTCCGATATGGGGGAGTACTCTTAAAAAGCGGTGACGAGCAGCAGCCACTGAGCCACTAGATGGTCGAGGAGCCATTGGAGGACGAGGTTTCACCTTGACAGTTTTCTtaggctattaaaaaaaccaaaaaccacataGAACAACAATTAGTATTTGAATTACGGTTGCATTCAAAGACCTGACTGAGGTCATATTTCCAGGAATTCACACAGTGTAAGGCCAGAAAgaaccaaataattttttctactCCCTCATC from Ciconia boyciana chromosome 8, ASM3463844v1, whole genome shotgun sequence harbors:
- the ZFAND4 gene encoding AN1-type zinc finger protein 4 isoform X4, whose translation is MANKKEPPFFNEDNMGPFHYKLPFYETMELFIETLTGTCFELRVSPFETVISVKAKIQRLEGIPVSQQHLIWSNTELKDDYCLNDYNISEGCTLKLVLAMRGGPINTRRVPVEDPIREMAEYMDPSRDEIWEKGPSNKQVTFLVYREGDQLNFFRVVDRGDGTLTPLSESLSGGSVYNLYADDEDETEASPSGQQIIENSITMNKMKLLKAKMENMNLSKKPKKTVKVKPRPPMAPRPSSGSVAAARHRFLRVLPHIGQSCLPPPGNSYPSESSQNALSALATLATAGRTMPSTTNDFLKEDDAWQSNSWSQSVSSIRLPPKISRVELENAKLPTNSILTPVSSLPANSEKASENVTSASEEDAVLFPNLTNVELYGTEEKLLPETDAFALLTEASTTEQCSEIYDIGKVNPELDLSDADEESKVVEQHRKPISKVLSTAAMGAGLLSTRELSPQKNLLLSPLRYSAQVARHSSLKPQTQPKCFEAGNLRSTASPNVLRSLEVRSIADSSFSRTTRFRSVKVESLGKRPDVISKAEARDITDVANKASKEPVSSVSNLGFLASLARSANRESLQSSCGTGRFRTSGIALPTNLQHFQEESFRKTAPPNEAAEYILSAHGLGMNGSIAAVGKRVAYGKHA
- the ZFAND4 gene encoding AN1-type zinc finger protein 4 isoform X5; this translates as MRGGPINTRRVPVEDPIREMAEYMDPSRDEIWEKGPSNKQVTFLVYREGDQLNFFRVVDRGDGTLTPLSESLSGGSVYNLYADDEDETEASPSGQQIIENSITMNKMKLLKAKMENMNLSKKPKKTVKVKPRPPMAPRPSSGSVAAARHRFLRVLPHIGQSCLPPPGNSYPSESSQNALSALATLATAGRTMPSTTNDFLKEDDAWQSNSWSQSVSSIRLPPKISRVELENAKLPTNSILTPVSSLPANSEKASENVTSASEEDAVLFPNLTNVELYGTEEKLLPETDAFALLTEASTTEQCSEIYDIGKVNPELDLSDADEESKVVEQHRKPISKVLSTAAMGAGLLSTRELSPQKNLLLSPLRYSAQVARHSSLKPQTQPKCFEAGNLRSTASPNVLRSLEVRSIADSSFSRTTRFRSVKVESLGKRPDVISKAEARDITDVANKASKEPVSSVSNLGFLASLARSANRESLQSSCGTGRFRTSGIALPTNLQHFQEESFRKTAPPNEAAEYILSAHGLGMNGSIAAVGKRVAGEATHLPPVNGSVQAKKKITKHCFLCGKKTGLATSYECRCGNNFCATHRYAETHNCTYDYKNAGRRYLQETNPVVSAPKLPKI
- the ZFAND4 gene encoding AN1-type zinc finger protein 4 isoform X3 is translated as MANKKEPPFFNEDNMGPFHYKLPFYETMELFIETLTGTCFELRVSPFETVISVKAKIQRLEGIPVSQQHLIWSNTELKDDYCLNDYNISEGCTLKLVLAMRGGPINTRRVPVEDPIREMAEYMDPSRDEIWEKGPSNKQVTFLVYREGDQLNFFRVVDRGDGTLTPLSESLSGGSVYNLYADDEDETEASPSGQQIIENSITMNKMKLLKAKMENMNLSKKPKKTVKVKPRPPMAPRPSSGSVAAARHRFLRVLPHIGQSCLPPPGNSYPSESSQNALSALATLATAGRTMPSTTNDFLKEDDAWQSNSWSQSVSSIRLPPKISRVELENAKLPTNSILTPVSSLPANSEKASENVTSASEEDAVLFPNLTNVELYGTEEKLLPETDAFALLTEASTTEQCSEIYDIGKVNPELDLSDADEESKVVEQHRKPISKVLSTAAMGAGLLSTRELSPQKNLLLSPLRYSAQVARHSSLKPQTQPKCFEAGNLRSTASPNVLRSLEVRSIADSSFSRTTRFRSVKVESLGKRPDVISKAEARDITDVANKASKEPVSSVSNLGFLASLARSANRESLQSSCGTGRFRTSGIALPTNLQHFQEESFRKTAPPNEAAEYILSAHGLGMNGSIAAVGKRVGVKNNESKSCIVLPLPKVFIGLR